A region from the Tachyglossus aculeatus isolate mTacAcu1 chromosome Y4, mTacAcu1.pri, whole genome shotgun sequence genome encodes:
- the LOC119946829 gene encoding myelin-oligodendrocyte glycoprotein-like — translation MKKMMGYPESFTSRYPVVLFLQLLTLGSAEFSVIGPAEPVLALEGEDVELPCHLDPKLNAEPMEGRWFRFHFSNIVHLYMDGEDLLDEQMEEYRGRTELVRAAMDYGSVAVRIFNVRISDEGKYICSFSDGQEREEAMLELQVVAPLFPTALSLTVALGVTLPLLGLLIPVGLYLIWKLHKYKGIYVKE, via the exons ATGAAGAAGATGATGGGCTACCCAGAATCCTTCACATCCAGATACCCTGTTGTCCTCTTTCTCCAGCTGCTCACACTGGGCTCAG CTGAATTTTCTGTGATTGGACCTGCCGAGCCTGTCCTGGCCCTGGAGGGGGAAGATGTTGAGTTACCCTGTCACCTAGATCCCAAGTTGAATGCTGAACCCATGGAGGGGAGGTGGTTCCGATTCCATTTCTCTAACATCGTGCACCTGTACATGGACGGAGAGGATCTGCTTGACGAGCAGATGGAAGAGTATCGGGGGAGGACGGAGTTGGTGAGAGCAGCCATGGATTATGGAAGTGTGGCTGTGAGAATTTTCAACGTCAGAATCTCCGATGAGGGAAAGTATATCTGCTCCTTCTCTGATGGGCAAGAACGTGAAGAAGCCATGCTGGAGCTGCAGGTGGTTG CTCCCCTCTTTCCGACGGCTTTGTCCTTGACAGTGGCCCTGGGTGTGACCCTTCCTCTGCTGGGACTGCTCATCCCTGTGGGCCTTTATCTCATTTGGAAACTGCACAAGTATAAAG